In Arachis hypogaea cultivar Tifrunner chromosome 7, arahy.Tifrunner.gnm2.J5K5, whole genome shotgun sequence, the genomic window tacaatctctaataacacaaacAAAACCAATACTATCATCCGAACCaagataactagcatcacaattaatcttaaaagtaccaatagaTGGGGGATTctaaaaaccatttagagtagaggaaatggacatacgttgtaattcaaaaatattcctaaactccttttctaaAGTTAATGCTAGACAAATCATTTTTTTCAGAGGCCAAGTTTCATGAgaattaaagatgtcattattccttactCGCCATATCTACCAAAGTCTCGAAAAGAACTTAAACGGATGTTTTCAATGGTGTCTTGGATAAGATTCGGACTAGAATAACAAGCTAGaaagggagtttactcaatcggACTGGTAGACTttgcttggttaattctgttgcagccgctattcccacgtaccagatgcaggtctttatttttcccaaaggaatcattagtaaattggagtctatgatgagaaattttttttggaaaggacaagttgatggaagatgattgaatcttgttagttgaaaaatactggttactccaaaaaaatatggaggtttgggattagagatccttattgtgtaaatattgctcttcttgaaaagttagtttggacttttttccagtAGTCTAACAAGTtatgggtccaattgttggatgccaaataccgatcatctctatatgatTGTTTTAGTTgtcctaagaacaaggactctcccatttggaggagTCTTTGTAAGGTTTGGAAAGTGGTGAAGGATGGGTTTGgttggtgtattggagatttgaaccagaattttttgttttctagctggaggagagaaggacggttatctaatgagatggattatgttcacatttctaatTCGAATCTCTGGATATAGGATATTTGGTTGATTGGTAAGTGGCATTTGGATATTCTTTGTTCTcatttatctcaaaatctgaaaggtaatattctctcttacaatccagatgtgcaaacaggtccggaagtgggttggtattagTTTGAGTttgctgccaaagtctatgactcacgcaatggttacttgtggttgtgtaagcagctgtttggttgggaggagcagGAGAATTGGCTTTGGTTTTGACGTCAGATTGTTCTAGAAAAGCACAAGTTTTTGGCTTGGTTCTGTCTTAAGGAGTCTCTCACTACTacaagttttcgctttagaagagggatgtcgtcatcggataggttCCCAAGATGTTTTTCTCTAgtcaggaatcggttttacattgtattcgggattgtccaaaagctcagcttgtatgGCATAGATTGGATATTTTTTGTCATTCTTTGGATTTGAAAAACTGATTCTTGTATCAtagcaaaaaaatatctttatttaattacgtgatggaacatatattcatatgtaaaatataatataataaaataaatctattctgagtatttaaaagtataattaaaatcataaacatataaatataataataaaatttataccccaaacaaataaacatatttttttattatacatatattatttaaaaaataaataattactaaaattaataacacaaatttaatatgataaaattcaatttttttatcgtattttttatagtatttttattcatttaatttttaatttattaatactttcttctttaattaataattaaacaaattatttttatgaaaaattattttttgtattatcttatataatagtttaaaaataacttaaaaatgatattttaaataaaaatatttaatattaaaatttttaaataaaaaataaattatataaatatttaggagataaatataaaataaatacctaaaataaataaaacagacaaaatGGGAGTACTCTTGAGAAAtagagaattatttttgtctgttttatttattttagtcatgtatttcatatttatctcttaaatatttatctatacaatttatttttgtatttaaaaattttaatattatctttttttatttaaaatattatttttacaatattttttaaacgGTTATATTAGTCTCTtctttaagataatacaaaaaataatttctcataaaaataatttgtttaatcattaattaaataataaaatagaaataaataaaaaaataaaaaaataaaaatactataaaaaatacttgtaaaaaagttagattttatcattttaaaattgtgttattaattttaacaatttattcattttttaaaataatttatgtttgataaaaaatatgtttacttgTTCAGAGTATAAATTttagagaaagtatagggagccaatgacctAAACGTACAATGTGCACAATGAAGGgttagaaagtattagagatatgattattagtgttacGTTATCCTATCAGGTTACGCTTTTGGAATAATGAGTGGTTTcaggacatggtattagagtttcaAATCTGGAAGGTGATGGTGGCTATATTGGATAGGACGACAAAGTTACTGACGACGGAAATTCAACGACGTCGTTAAGGGATGAAGAGAGATTACGTGAGAGGGCAGTAGATGAGGACGATATCGGCATTTCTTGTCATGGCGACAGCGATACTTAGAAGGACCGAAGTTACATGacgaagaaaaaaaatagaggagtgAAAAGATACTTCAATTAATgggatattttaagaaattatattattatctatctcaaataataaattacaaaataatttaactatgattaaaaaaataactaattaaaatgtgacacattataaaagataatttacatcttattttaaaagaaattggaTAGAGTTTATCTTATTAtagttatattaaattcgaatttTGCATAACGTGGCATACAACTTGTTTGGAAGGAACAGCAATAACTCTCATATCGCACGTTATGTTATTCCATACTCTTCCAGTCACCATCAATATAATAATCAATagcaatataataatattttatatttaattaaatattattatatatcccCTAAAATCAGAAGTTCATCAgaactctattattattatcatcatattGCTAAAGCTTATTCTAAGAATAAAAGATCTATAAGTTCCTCCGTGATTTCGTCCCCTCTCTATTTTGTCATTTTATTATCCATCTATCCATATGTTCCCTCTCTATTTTGTCATTTTATTATCCATCTATCCATATGGCTGCTACTTCTGCTACAGAAAACAGAACActtaagggtatatatatatatataaactcaaatttcaatttcttagTTTTGGTCTCTTATTTATATATCTGGAGTTCTATGTTGTTAAGAAATTTCACTGTAAATTAATGTGCAGGAGTTGGAGGTGGTGCCGAAGAGAAACCAATTCCACTTCATGAGAATGTCATGCAGAAGCACGCTGCATTCTTTGACACCAATCATGATGGTGTTATTTATCCATGGGAAACTTATAAAGGTCTATCTCTCAAATTTCATGACGGTCTGTGTGACATTTCACCTTTTTATACAATAAAAAGTGAATATTGTTAACATGTATTCTGTTATAAGAATGAAAGTTAGCAAAAAAGTGAAGGCTAACATTCTTTTATATATctcttcatactcaattaagagtcTCATacctttgttaaaaaaaaattccttTATATGTacgcttttgcttttttttttcttttaaatgtcAATGATAAAGACTATTTCGGGGAGAAAAGTATTTAAAAAAGACACACACAGAGACAGAATCGTTGatgaatgaaaaaaattttcaaatgttGTTGACTTAGTGGTTCGATATTAAGGGATCGGATAAAtgtgcctatattttttttttttttgaataaatatgaCCTTTCAAACGTATTTTTTTTTCCGGAATATCCAATATGAACAGAATCGTTGatgaatgaaaaaaattttcaaatgttGTTGACTTAATGGTTCGATATTAAATCGGATAAATGTGACTATATTTTTttaggttaagtacgatttttgtATTCAgtagattttttgtttttaattttttttatatataaaatgatctttaaaatttaatttggttaattaaaaaaataaaaataaatctgaTTCGTTAGGAGAAAGCAAGTAAACAATAAACTCGGAACTGAACTAAACCCTCCCGAAATCTCTCTTCAAACTCCGAAAATCAAGGAACACAATGGATGAAGACCTCATCCAACCCAACAAATCCGCATAACCACCCTCAACAAACCCCAATATATACGAAATACACACTCAAGTTGCAGGTACGCTATTCACACTGATTTTCCCTCTAAACTCTCTTATACTCATacttacttgagcgttggagtccctTTTCAGGTACCCAACGCCGCCTCTCCAGAAGAAGACGACGTTCCCCCTCGTCCGCTCCAAGGAAAGCTAGCCCGCGTATTTCCAGAAGCGTGCTATACCTCGGAGCCGACTCCCGCacaggaacatttggcgcccaccgtggggcccgaTTTACTTAACCCATTTTTTCTTTACCCTGTGCATTTTTTGTCTCCTCTGTTTTGCAGGACACAAACAATGGCAGACGAACACAGCCGCGCTCCCTCCGACGTCAACCCACCGGAGATGTTAGCAATTAACGAGGCCCTCAGGGCCGAGAATCAAAGGATGGCCGAGCTCCTGCGTCAGATGAAGAACGCTCACGCGAAAGGTGAACGCAAAAATGCCGAACAAAACAAATACAAAGAAAACGCAACTAACCTTTACTCATCCTCCGCGaccaagagagaagaaaaaacgAAACACTACATGCAAATGGACAGAACAAAAACGCAAGACAGCCAGCCCACTATCTCCGTCGCAAACGTTACACCTTCCAGAACAAGCCCTAGCCGTCCAACGTGCGAAGTCACCTCACTCAATCAACGGCCAGATCATAAAAACCCTTTCCCATAAACCAAAATGCATTAAATGCAGTTACATTTTCCCAGTATCAAACCCTCTCTCTTACTACGTGGCCCGCGCGTAAATTCAAATCAACACACAACTTAATATTATAGACAGTGAACGCGTTAAACTTGGGGGCTCCAAGTTATAGCTCAGCTCCGAGTTATAGCTCAGCTCCGAGTTATAACCCACGAATAAAAGCTTAACCCGTTCACAAAACAGGTCAACcttgggggctatgatccgtTAGGAGAAAGCAAGTAAACAATAAACTCGGAACTGAACTAAACCCTCCCGAAATCTCTCTTCAAACTCCGAAAATCAAGGAACACAACGGATGAAGACCTCATCCAACCCAACAAATCCGCATAACCACCCTCAACAAACCCCAATATATACGAAATACACACTCAAGTTGTGGGTACGCTATTCACACTGATTTTCCCTCTAAACTCTCTTATACTCATacttacttgagcgttggagtccctTTTCAGGTACCCAACGCCGCCTCTCCAGAAGAAGACGACGTTCCCCCTCGTCCGCTCCAAAGAAAGCTAGCCCGCGTATTTCCAGAAGCGTGCTATACCTCGGAGCCGACTCCCGCACAGgaacaaaatcaataaataaaaaaagaaattgctGAATCCATTATCATGTTGATTAATTAATGAAGTTAAATTATCTACAATTACAGGGTTGCGAGAAATTGGAGTGGGGATATTGCTGTCAATTGGCGGTACTCTTTTCATCAATGTGTTTCTCAGTCGCATCACTCGCCCAGTACGACTCTCTGCTCCTTAAATTGAAAAAATGTTAAATGTATAAAAACATTAATCAACAATGGTAGTATGTTACTGCATATcaaaaaatacttatttaatatttcatatgaatttattattattattattataaatttaattattcatctatttataataaatttgattattttatcaCGTTAactttaattattctaatatgtGTTCTTAGAGCACACCATAAACTCatcactaataaaaaaatttaaatatttttatttaataaatataaaataaatatatttaaaaattaattttttatattttaataaaaaaattaaattttttatattttaataaaaaaattttattttataattttaatatgtgtACTTAAGAGACATAAtagataatttaaatatttttgaaaaatttaaaaaacgttTCCTATGAATAGAATAATATTGTGTGAATTCAGAATTAGCTAGaacaaacattttttttaagttaagagTGAGATTCGAATTCACAACTTTTAGGTGAATATGAAAATATTATGCCATTTAAGTTATAATTCGTTGGGACTAAGACAAAGATAATCGTTATCAACTAATTTAAtcttatttttacatttttaaagTTTAGAAAATAcacacatttttttttttacactacTGAAACCCAAGTACGCACGcgtttttatttgtcttatatcCTATGCATTTTTGTGTTAGAAACAGAAACTAAACACCACCTACAATAATAGAGAATTAGCcactaaaaatttaattaaagggCAAAAATGTTAATATAGTATTACAATTTACAAACTAATTTGGATTGGTCGAATAATAAACTCACTCATCTGCAAGTTGTTGAAAATTCAAATCCCACCTTATGTATGTAGTTACAGATCCTTAAATTAAGTTTAAATCTGCGACGAATTAGTTCTTGGTGTGTCagactaaaatatatatatatatggaaaagtatagggtaccaacatattatctgccaacttctgccaactcttatttatatttgtgtttcatggagatgtgttcgtagatgtgtctaataattaatatattttaaatacatatataaagagacacatccataaaatatatctataaagacacttctattaaacacagttataaaaaagacatttttattagacacatccacaaacacactcccatgaaacacaattataaataagagttggtagaagttggcagatatgctgttggtaacgtagcggagccgtatatatatatattacaatttaTTAGAATTTACTAATAAAGGAAACATTCTCACACATGTATATACATAAAACTTAACACACATTACTATATCATCAAATACTTGTTCTGGTGATGTAGGGGAAATTTCCATCTCCACTTTTACCAATTGAAGTGAAGAACATACAACTCGGCAAACATGGAAGTGACACCGGTGTCTATGATACCGAAGGAAGGTAGTTTGCTTTATTTTATACATTCACTTTCCAGTAtgtcttaattattattatttttatttttacttgtacaaataataataataataataataataataataataataataataataataataataatgtacttGTTGACAAACGTTTTAGGTTTGTtccttcaaaatttgaaaaaattttcattaaGCATGCACATACACATCCAAATGCTTTGACATATGATGAGTTGAAAGAGATGATAAAGGCCAATAGACAGCCAAAAGATTTGAAAGGAAGGTAGGGCTGTTGTGTACCCCATATCCTTGGTAATCCATTattttccgttttttcttttaTCTTGGCTTATCCACTTAATTACCTCTATGTTTAAAAAAGATTACTTGAATACCATATTTTGAAACAAACTAATAATAATGTGCCATTgattttcatatatataacaaataaaatattgtattttgtcaAAGTTTTTTTATGGTATGTTATTTGGAGGTTTTTTTGGGTTATGAAAATCAAATCGATGGTTGAACTagtaaactaaaattttaaaaatttaaaacttcaattgagatttcatcaaaattaaattgaatataataaaataatatatttatgcatAAGACAAGAAactgattttgttttaatttttttatttttaaaccgaTTTTTCAGTAAAAGAAGTTGTATTGGTTCAATTAATTAATCAACTTTTATCAATTTTGACCGACCTATGATAATCATTTTTTGGTTAATTCCATTAAACCAACTAATTCAATCCGATTTTCAAAATACTTggttttttcaaattctaaaaaatttccACCTCAATCAATAATATAATAGtttgaactaattttttttttacccaaAAGCAATTTTGGTAATAGTCAAAATTGTCTCTAAAAGATATCCCGATCTCCATTTTCGTCtccgaaagataaaattaatcgaaTTCGTCCCCCAAAGATATCCTACCTGATCGCGTTCGCTCCTTCTGTCGTCTCTTTCGCTGAGTTGGCAAACGTCCGCTGACGTGTGTCGTTAACTGCCAACGGGGCAGACAATCAAAACGACACAGTTTTGGTACAAGACTCTCCTAGCCTTGAAACGTCGTTGTTTAGTCTTTAGAAGAGAGATTCAAACGTACTTGAGAGCTAGCTTTCTGTAAGCAGTTTTAATTTCTTGATCAGAAGAGTCCCTTGACACAGACAACACCTCATATGGGTCACGTCAATTTGCTGGGGTAGACAGTCCTTCCAATTTTGAATCCATCACCATTAACTAGCCAGTCACTCCTTTTTTCTCTGCCCTCTTCAAACACAGAGCTAAAcccataaaatgaaaaaaaaatcacattttagctTTCGAACACTATTGTGGCATGTTATTCATCGACCTAAGCGATAGGGGTGTAAGTTACTAAACCGGACCAAAAATTACCACAAAACTGAACCGAAAATTACAACAACCGAtttgaaaaccataaaaaccgatttttttttcgatttaactaattggttcggttcggttttcggttggCTCGATAAAAACTGAACCGAACCAAACTGAACCAAAGATATacatacatcttttttttttgttggtattGCCCAACCCTCCCCCCAAGGCCCAAGTCACTCACCATCTCAAGCACTCAGCGCCTCCCTTAATCATAATCCCTCATTTTTTGCTTCTGATGTACCCTTATTATTTCAGTTTATTGACTATTTTAAACCTCTAGTTATTGTGATTCTTATTCTGTTCATCAgaaattaaaaaccgaaaaattgACCGAACCAAACCGgtattggttcggttcggttcggttgctGTAAAAACAACAAACCGAACAGTTGTGTTTGTAGGAACCAAACATATCGGTTCAGTTGGTTTTCGGTCTAAAATCGAACCAAACTAAACCGATAACACCCCTACTAAGCGAGAGAATTCAAAATCCAAAGATAGATAAAGGAGAGCTCCGAGAGAAAGCAAGGAATTCAAAAAGTCATTGGATCGAGCATGGTTTATGATTTTCTCGGAATGGGGGAAAAGCAGAGATTTTGCGAAGTGGGAATTTGGGGGATCTAAGGGAAAGTGTGTGAAGGTGAGGTCAATTTGAAATGAAATCGGaaatggaaaagaaaagggtTGGATTAGGTTTGAATTtttaggaaagaaaaaaaaagaaggagatgatgaTGGAGGTAAGGCTTTGCAACGTTTGAATCTCTCTTCTGAAGACTAAATGGCGACGTTTCAAGGCTAGGATAGCCTTCTACCAAAACTGTGTCATTTTGTTTGTCTGCCACGTTGACAGTTAACGACGTTTGCCAACTCAGCGAAAGAGATGACGGAAGGACGAATGTGACTAGGTAGGGTATCTTTGGGAGACGAAttcgattaattttatctttcgagGATGAAAATAGAGATCGAAATAtcttttagggacgattttgactattaactcatttttataaataaaacatTTATTATCATACAAAATAGTGACATATTATTGACTTGTTTTAAAAGTGATAATTAAGATTACAAACCTTTTatctttagaatttattttgaTGGACTgtgaatataaaataattttacacaacatttaattatatatataacaatacaTCAGGATAAATGATCATCTTTCATATTAACTGCATgaagaattattaaaaaaaaacgaacataattaaataaatgtatatacttttttatttgttactacatcaaaattaaaattttatttttattttatattcttaatcTTAAAAAGGGTTAGGATCATTTCAACCAATAGTCTAAGAATATTGAAAATTATGATGAATGCCAAATTGGATATCAAATTCAAATATAGGGTACGAATAGTAATGCTAATTTAATTTTGCATTTCAAAACTTGATTATAACCATTTGATGCTCAGGATTGGAAGTTTTGTTGAATGGCACCTCTTGTACAAGATTGGTAAAGACAAGGACGGACTCCTACAGAAAGAAACTATCCGAGGCGTTTATGATGGTAGCGTCTTTGAAATACTGAAAAAGGAGCACTCATCGGACAAAAATAACTGATTAATCAAAATTCATttgatataataataatgataatttatTTCTTTGGATAAAAATGCAGATGTTATATAAGGTACAAAGATTGATATTTTAAGCATTGATGCttataatgaaataaaatgttTAGTATTCCTTTATACATTATATGTTCTTATTTTCGGCCTTAGCTTATtatataaataagttttttttttaataacaaactCTAAACAAATTAGCCCAATCACTTATTGCTTTATTGGTATATAATTATTAGGCATCTAATTCAAGACAATCCGACCAATTTGTTAGCCCGAGATATAGAGAGAATTGAAAATACAACCACTATAAATTTGAAGTATTTAGtattaggaaattattttaattttttaatttgtaagcaatacatatattaatcacaatcataaattatgttattttaaattaaattatttatataatggtaatcttatttattgttataaatgctaaattgaataagtcatcattattttttatttgaaattaaataagaataaaactggatattatcttttgttctttagataattatcttttggattttagatatattatcttttggactttagatattattttatttaggttTTAGAGTTTAAtaggtgccatgctcaaatataaatagtgtctTCAGGGTTTCGGTTCCCAATATACCAAAaccgcctttgttgctcttttttTCATCAAAGGAGTCACAATTTAGCCACCTAGGATACAGAAGGCGTTGGTTGAGAAAGATCAAAAGAACTACAAGATCCAAATCCTTCCATGACTCCTATGAGTAAagtacgcttccgcattatgttatgagatattttggtgatttAATATGAATGATCTgagttaataaaattaattattccaaCAAGTAGTATCAGAGCCATCCATAATTAAGTCATCGAAAATATTcgattttattttattggatCAATATACATATGTGTTGTTTACATATAAAATTGTTGCGCGTTTGGTGAAATTGTTTCCACTATGCATGTGCGTCATGTGTGGTGTATATGTATATTAGTATTTTCACTGACGCATCATGAATTCTTTATTATGTATGTGATTGTTCATGACttggtgtgtgtgtgtatatatatatatatatatatatatatatatggaaggtGTTCACGTGTGGCCATGTATTTTTGCGGAACAGCAGTGTTTCCATTGGTATGTCCGTAAAGATATGGGACATTTTCTTATGTGGAAATCCCATAAATAGAGTGTTGGATGGGATAGCAACTGGTGTAGAAGTTATGCTATGCATGTTGAGAGTAATTATCAGTTTTGTCTAATTTTCAAGAAGGCTACGTATGTGGAGCCAGAATTTGCTGCAGAAGTGCAATAGCACTTTAGAAGAGCCGAAATGGTTATGGGCTGCATGAAAATATGTGTGGCTCGTTTAAGGTTTGAGTGTGAAGGATTGGACTGTGATTTAATTGGTATCACTTATGGACTAAAGACGATCTAATGAGTTGGGTTTTACAGGTGAAAatcctttaaattttttt contains:
- the LOC112702893 gene encoding probable peroxygenase 5 isoform X1; translation: MAATSATENRTLKGVGGGAEEKPIPLHENVMQKHAAFFDTNHDGVIYPWETYKGLREIGVGILLSIGGTLFINVFLSRITRPGKFPSPLLPIEVKNIQLGKHGSDTGVYDTEGRFVPSKFEKIFIKHAHTHPNALTYDELKEMIKANRQPKDLKGRIGSFVEWHLLYKIGKDKDGLLQKETIRGVYDGSVFEILKKEHSSDKNN
- the LOC112702893 gene encoding probable peroxygenase 5 isoform X2; its protein translation is MADEHSRAPSDVNPPEMLAINEALRAENQRMAELLRQMKNAHAKGLREIGVGILLSIGGTLFINVFLSRITRPGKFPSPLLPIEVKNIQLGKHGSDTGVYDTEGRFVPSKFEKIFIKHAHTHPNALTYDELKEMIKANRQPKDLKGRIGSFVEWHLLYKIGKDKDGLLQKETIRGVYDGSVFEILKKEHSSDKNN